In Pseudonocardia sp. DSM 110487, the sequence GGTTCCACACCGTCTTCGACCTCACCGCGCCACCGCTGCTGCGCTACACGCTGGTGACCCTCGACGACGACCGGCACCGCCTCGTCCAGACCATGCACCACCTGCTGGCCGACGGCTGGTCGTACCCGCTGATGTTCGACGACGTCATGGCCGCCTACCGGCAGCTCGCGCGGACCGGCCGGGCCGACCTGCCCGCGCCGGCCGTCACATTCGCCGACCACGTCGCGCGGCTCGCGGAGCGGGATCCGGCCGACTCGCGTGCGGTGTGGGCCGAGGTGCTCGCAGGGGTCGACGGCCCCACGAAGCTGATCGACGCGCCGCGGGGTGCCGAGGTCGGGTCGCACGCCGACGTGCAGCACGAGCTGTCGGCGTCGGTCACGGCGCGGCTCACCGAGCGGGCCAGGGCGGCCGGGGTGACCCTGTCCACCGTCGTGCACGGCGCGTGGGGCCTGCTGCTCGGCCGCACCCTCGGCTGCGAACGTGTGGTCTTCGGCTCCACGGTGTCCGGCCGGGCGGCGAACACGGCCGGCATCGAGGAGATCGTCGGCCCGATGATCAACACCGTGCCGGTGCCGATGGACTGGACCGCGCACGAACCCCTCGACGGCGTACTCGCGCGGCTGCAGGACCAGCAGCTCGCGGTGCTCGACCACCAGCACATGGGGCTCGTGGAGCTGGCCCGGATCGCGGGCGTGGGCGAGCTGTTCGACACCATCGTGGTGGTCGAGAACTTCGCCGTTTCCGAGTCGGCGGAGCCCGCCGACGGGCTCCCGACGGCGGAGTGGATCGACGGCACCGACGCCGCGCACTACCCGGTGGCCCTCGTGGTGCACCCGGACGAGCGGCTGCGCCTCAAGATCACCTATGACACCGGGCTCGTCGAGGCCGGGTCGGCCCGACGCCTCGTCGAGGCGATGGCGCTGTTCCTCGAACAGTTCGCCGATGACCCCGCGATCACGGTCGCCGGGCTCCGCGCGGGCGCCGCGCCCCGGTGGTCGAGTAGGGCCGGCGCCCCAGCGCCGGCCCGTACCGAGACCACCACCCTGGACGACCGGTTCCGGCAGGTCGCGCAGGAACACCCGGCCGCGGTGGCCGCGCGCGACCAGCGCACCGAGCTGACCTACGCCGAGCTGGACGCACGTTCGGACGCGCTGGCCCAGCGGCTCGCGGCGCAGGGGGTGCGGCCCGGCTCGCGGGTCGCGATCGTGCTGCCCCGCTCGGTCGACCTGATCGTCGCGATCGTCGGCGTGCTCAAGGCAGGCGGCTGCTACGTGCCGATCGACCCGGGCTCCCCTGCGGCCCGCATCTCCTACATCCTCGACGACTCGGCACCGGACTGCGTGCTGGTGGTGGCCGAGACGGTGAGCGTGCTGCCCGAGGGTGGTCCGGCCGTGCTGCGGCTGGACGACCCGGCGGCGGCCGGCGGTTCGGCGCCGATCGCCGCGGCTGCCGGTTCCGACGCCTACGTCATCTACACCTCCGGCTCCACCGGTCTACCCAAGGGCGTTGCGGTGCCGCACAGCGCCGTGACCGCGCTGTTCACCGGCGCGGCGGCCGACTTCGATTTCGGCCCCGACGACGTGTGGACGCTGTTCCACTCATCTGCCTTCGACTTCTCGGTGTGGGAGATCTGGGGCGCGCTGCTGCACGGCGGACGGCTGGTGATCGTCGACCACGACGTGGTGCGGGACCCGGAACGGTTCCGCGCGCTGCTGTCCGACGAGCGCGTCACGGTGCTCAACCAGACGCCATCGGCGTTCTACTCGCTGATCGCCGCCGACAGCGACAGCTGGCGGCCGCTCGCACTGCGGTACGTCGTCTTCGGCGGCGAGGCCCTCGACCTGCGCAGGCTGGCGCCCTGGTACGCGCATCATGACGACGTCGCGCTGGTCAACATGTACGGGATCACCGAGACCTGCGTGCACGTGACCGTCCGGGCCCTCACCCGCGACGACGCGTCGTCCGCCGACAGCGTGATCGGCACGCCGCTCGCGGGGCTCTCGGTGCAGGTCCTCGACCAGTACCTGCAGCCGGTACCCGCCGGGGTCACGGGCGAGATCTACGTCGCCGGACCGCAGCTGGCGCGCGGTTACCTCGACCGCCCGGGCCTCACGGCGTCCCGGTTCGTCGCAGGCCCCGACGGGGAGCGGCTCTACCGCAGCGGTGATCTCGCCCGGTGGACCGAGTCCGGGGAACTGGTCTACCTGGGGCGCTCGGACCACCAGCTGAAGCTGCGCGGCTACCGCATCGAACCCGGCGAGGTCGAGGCGGCGCTGCTCCAGCTCGACGACATCGACGGCGCCGCGGTGAGCGTGCAGCGCGACGCCCAGGGACGCCCGCGGCTCGTCGCGCACCTCGTCGCGCGAGCGGCGATTGATGTCGACCAGGTCCGCCGGCATGCGGCGACCGTGCTGCCCGAGCACATGATTCCGGCCGTGTTCGCCGTGGTCGAGCGCCTGCCGCTGACCATCAACGGGAAGCTCGACCGCGACGCCCTGCCCGCCGTCACCGAGCCGCGCCCGTCCGCCCGGCCCGCTGAGCAGACGGCGGCCGGAGCGCTGGCGGAGCTGTTCGGCGAGATCCTCGGTGTCGAGACGCCCGGCGCCGACGCGGACTTCTTCACCCTCGGCGGCGACAGCATCATCGCCCTGCAGCTGGTGAACCGGATGAAGCGGCTCGGGCTGCGGGTGACCCCGCGCGAGGTGTTCACGCACCGGACCCCAGAGGCGCTCGCGGCGCTCGCGGCCCCGGAGGCGCCCGCGGTGCCTGAGGAAGATCCGGACGCCATCGGCTCGGTGATGCTCACCCCGATCGTGCACCGGCTCGCCGAGCTCGGGGGCACCATCGATCGCTTCAACCAGTCGGAGCTGCTGCTCACCCCGCCCGGGGCGACGGCGGAGCGGGTCGGCGCGGTGGTCACAGCGCTCCTGCGCCGGCACGACGCGTTGCGGCTGCGCCTGTCCCGGCCCGCGCCGATGCTCTGGGCGCTCGAGACCCTCCGGGAGCTGCCCGCGCTCGACGACGTGTTCACCGTCGTGGACGCGCGCAACCTCGACGAGGCCGCCCTCGCCGAGCTGCTGGGCGCCGAGTCCGACGCCGCGGCCGACCGGCTGCGACCCGACGAGGGCCGGATGGTCACGGCGGTGTTCTTCGACCGCGGCGCCGAACCGGGCCGCCTCCTGCTGGTGGTGCACCACCTCGCCGTCGACGGCGTCTCGTGGCGCATCCTCCTCGACGACGTGCGCGCGGCGTGGGATGGCAGCGCGCTCGAACCGGTCGCGACGTCGCTGCGGACCTACGCCCGGGTGCTCAACGAGGCCTCCGCGCAGGACGCCCGGCTGGCCGAGTTCACGCACTGGAGCGAGGTGCTCGCACCGGGCGCCGAGCTCGACCCGACCCAGGTCGTGGTGGGCCGCACCGTCGGCGACACCCGGGAGCACCGCTTCCGGCTGACCGTGGACGAGACGCTGCCGCTGCTCACCACCGTGCCGGCCGCCGCGCGTTCCGACGTCACCGAGACGCTGGTGACGGGCCTGCGCGCCGCCGTCTCGCGCTGGCGCGAGGATCGCGGCCTCGCCGACGGTGATCTCACGATCGACCTGGAGCGGCACGGGCGCGAGGACCTCTCCCGCGATGTCGATCTCTCCCGCACGGTCGGGTGGTTCACCTCCATCGCCCCGGTCCGGCTGCCGGTCGGGGCCGGTGAGCTGCTCGACCGCGTCGGCGCGGTGCGCGATCGGCTGCGCGCCGCCCCCGACGGCGGATGCGGCTTCGGGCTGCTGCGCTACTGCAACGCCCGGACCGCCGCGGCACTGGCCCGGCTGGGTCAGCCGCAGGTGCTGTTCAACTACCTGGGGCGTTTCGGGGCACCGGGCTCCGAGGCGTGGGATGCGGCACCGGAGACCGCCGCGTTGCGCGTCGGCCCATCGCCGGACTTAGGCACCCCGTACCTGCTGGAGGTCAACGCCTACTGCGAGGACACGCCGGGCGGGCCGGAGCTGGAGGTGGTCCTGACCTACGCCGACGGCTGGCTCGACGACGGTGAGCTCGGCTCCCTGCGGGACGCCTTCGCCGCGGTGCTGCGGGATCTCGCGGAGTCGTCCGGTGACACCGGTCGCCTGTCCGATGTGCACCACCCCGACCTCACCGCCTCCGAGCTCGCAGCGGTGACGGCGTCGACGCAGGCCGAGGTGGAGGACGTCTGGCCGCTGTCGCCCCTGCAGGAGGGCATCTACTTCCAGTCCGAGCTGGCGGCCGACGCCGACGTCTACCTCGCGCAGAACGCTTTCGACTTCGACCGCGGGCTCGCCGCCGACCGGCTGGCCACCGCCTACGAGCAGGTGCTCGCCGCCAATGCCGCGACGCGGCTGGGCTTCACGACGATCGGTGACGGGCGCGCCGTCGCGTTCGTCGGCGGTGGGCTGCGGTGGCGAGTGACCGAGGTCGACCTCTCGCACCTCGCCGCGGAAGAAGCGGAGCGCCGGATCGCCGAGCTCACCGACGCCGACCGGAGCACGCCCTTCGACCTGCGGGAACCGCCCCTGGCCCGCATGACGGTGATCCACCGCCCGGATGGGCGGGACCGCCTCCTGTTCACCTACCACCTGCTGTTGTGGGACGGCTGGTCGCGGGAGCTGGTGCTCACCCAGCTCTTCGACGCGTACCGCGGGCAGCCGGCCCGGCCGCCGCGGGGGAGTTTCGTCGACTACCTCGACTGGCTGCGGCGGCAGGACGTGGGGGAGTCCACCGAGTTCTGGCGGGAGGCGTTCGCCGATCTCGCCGCGCCGACCCTGCTCTACCCGCAGGCGGTCGGCACCGAGCCGGTGCTGGCCCAGCGGATCTCGGCCGAGATCCCCGAGGCTGTCACCAGCCGGCTCACCGAGCGGGTCCGCGCTGCCGGCGTCACGATGAACGCCCTGGTCAGCACGGCGTTGGCCGTGGTGCTGGGGCACGCGGCCGGCAGCGACGACGTCGTCTTCGGCACCACCGTGGCCGGGCGGCCCAGCGACCTCGACGACATCGACGACGTCGTTGGTGTCTTCCTCAACACCGTGCCCGCCCGTATCCGGCTGGACCGGGCGGGCACGGTTGAGCAGACGATGCGGCAGGCGCTCGAGCACCGACTCGACGCGATGCCGCACGAGTACCTCGGGCTCGGCGACATCCAGCGCGCGGCGGGCCGGGCACCGCTCTTCGACAGCCTCTACGTCCTGCAGAACTTCCTCGACGACGAGACCTTCTCCGATCTCGAGACGCGCAACGGGATCGTCGGGGTGCGCAGCGTCGACGCCACGCACTACCCGCTGACCTGGGTGGTGATGCCCGGCAGGCGGCTGTGGGTGAAGCTCGAGTACCGGCCGGACGTCGTCGACGAGGCGGACGCCGTCGCGCTGCTCGCACGGCTGGAGCGGCTGCTGCACCGCATGGCAGACGACATCAGCAGCCCGGTCGCCGCGCTCCCGGTGCTGACCCCGGCCGAGGTGGAGGCGCGAGAGGCGGCTGACGCCGCCCGCGCCCACCCGTTCGAGGACCTCACGATCGCCGAGCTCCTCACCCGGCAGGCGCTCGCGACGCCGGACGCCCCGGCGTTGACGTTCGGGTCCACGACGCTCACCTACCGGGAGCTGGACGGCGCGGTCTCCCGCATGGCCCGGCTGCTGATCGCGCGTGGCGCCGGGCCGGAGACGATCGTCGGGCTCGCGCTGCCGCGGTCGATCGAGATGGTCGTGGCGCTCTTCGCGGTGCTCCGCGCGGGGGCGGCCTACCTGCCGCTGGAGCTCGACCACCCCGACGAGCGCCTGCGGACCATCGTCGACGACGCCGCACCGGCCCTGCTGCTCACCACGGCGACGGTGGCGCCGCGCCTGGTGCCCTGCGGGCTTCCGATGATCCGCATCGATTCCGGCGACGACGAGTTCTCCGACACCCCGATCGCCCCGGAGGAGATCCCCGGCTTCGCGCCTGGCAGCCCCGGGCGGCTCGACCACCCGGCCTACGTCATCTACACCTCGGGCTCGACCGGGCGCCCGAAGGGCGTTGTCACCCCCTACCGCGGGCTGACGAACATGCAGCTCAACCACCGGGAGGCGATCTTCGCCCCGACGGTCGCCGCCGCCGGGCGCGGGCTGCGGATCGCGCACACGGTGTCGTTCTCCTTCGACATGTCGTGGGAGGAGCTGCTGTGGCTGGTGGAGGGCCACCACGTGCACGTCTGCGACGAGGACCTGCGGCGTGACGCCCGTGCGCTGGTGGAGTACTGCGACCGCCACCGGATCGACGTGGTGAACGTGACCCCGACCTACGCCCAGCACCTGGTCGAGGTCGGCCTGCTCGACGGACACCGGCCCGCACTGGTGCTCCTCGGCGGCGAGGCCGTCCCGGAGAGCCTCTGGGCCACCCTGCGCGACGCCGACGGGGTGCTCGGCTACAACCTGTACGGCCCCACCGAGTACACGATCAACACCCTCGGCGGCGGCACCACGGACAGCCGCACCGCCACGGTGGGCACCCCGATCTGGAACACCCGCGCCCTCGTGCTGGACGAGTGGCTGCGCCCAGTGCCCGTCGGCGTGGCAGGGGAGCTGTACATCGCGGGTGTCGGCATGGCGCGCGGCTACCTGAACCGGCCGGCGCTCACCGCGGAGCGGTTCGTCGCCGATCCGCACGGCTCCGGCACGCGCATGTACCGCACCGGTGACCTGGTTCGGGTGCGCCCGGACGGCAACATCGACTTCCTGGGCCGCACCGACGACCAGGTGAAGATCCGCGGCTACCGTGTCGAGCTCGGCGAGATCGAGGCGAACGTGACCGCGGCGCCCGGGGTGCGGCGGAGCGCCGTCATCGCCGCTGACGACGGCACGGGAGGCAAGCGGCTGGTCGCCTACCTGATCCCGGTGGAGCCCGCCGGCCCCGACCGTGTCGTCGAGGACGTGCGCCGGCACCTGCGGGACCGGATGCCTGCCTACCTGGTGCCCAGCGCGTACGCGGTGGTCGACGAGCTGCCGCTGACCGTCAACGGCAAGCTCGACACCGCGGCGCTGCCCGCGCCGCGCACGGTCTCGGTGAGCAGCCGCGAGGCGCGGACCGACACCGAACGCGTGCTGTGCGCCGTCTTCGCCGCTGCCCTCGGCGAGGCGGCCTTCGGCGTCGAGGACGACTTCTTCGAGCACGGCGGCCACTCGCTGCTGGCGACCCGCGTGATCGGCCGCATCCGCGAGGAGCTGGGCGCCGACGTCTCCCTGCGCCAGCTGTTCGACCACCCCACCCCCGAACGCCTGGCAGGCGTGCTCGATCGGTCGGCGCCCGCGCGGACCGCGGTGACCCGAAGGCCGCGCCCGGAGTGTCTGCCGCTGTCGCCCGCCCAGGAGCGGCTGTGGCTGCTGCACGAGCTCGTCCCGGAGTCGGTGGCCTACAACTACCCCCTGTTGCTGCGGGTGCGGGGGGCGGTCGACGCCGTGGCGTTCATCGCGGCCTTGACGGACGTCGTCGGCCGCCACGAGGTGCTGCGCACCCTGATCGGCGGATCCGATGCTCGGGCCCGCGAGCGACCCTTCGACGTTCCCGAGCAGCGCATCCTCGACCACGCGGTGCCCGAGGTGGAGATCCGGGACGCGGTCGCGCGCGACACCGAGGCAATCGTGGCCGCCGCGATCGCGCGTCCGTTCGCGCTGTCGTCGCAGATACCGGTGCGGGCCACGCTGATCCGCGAGACCGACAGCGGCGACACGGTGGTCGTGCTCGTGCTGCACCACATCGCCGTCGACGAGTGGTCGGACCGCCCGCTGCTCGCCGACCTCGACGCGGCCTACCGCGCCCGCCGGGCCGGTTCGGTGCCCGATCTCGGTGAGCTGCCGGTCCAGTACGCGGACTACGCGCTGTGGCACCGGGAGTTCCTCGGCTCGCCCGACGACCCGGACAGCCGGAGCAGCCGGCAGCGCGACTTCTGGGTCCGCCGGCTCGCCGGCGTGCCGCAGGAGCTGGCACTGCCCCTCCTCACGACCGGTGCTGTCACGACAGGCGCTGGGGGTGGCGGGACCGTCTCGGTCCGGCTCGACGCCGAGCTGATGGACGAACTGCGGGAGCGGGCGCGCGCGTCGTCGTCGAGCGTGTTCCTCGCCCTGCACGCCACGCTGGCGATGCTGCTGTCCCGGATGGGTGCCGGCACCGACGTCCCGATCGGCAGCCCGACCTCCGGCCGCGGCGACGCGGTGCTCGATGACCTGGTCGGGTTCTTCGTCAACACGGTCGTCGTCCGCACCGACCTCACCGGCGCGCCGTCGTTCGCGCAGCTCCTCGACCGCGTGCGGGAGACGGGCCTGGCCGCGCTCGATCACGCCGACCTCCCGTTCCAGCAGGTGGTGGAGGCGGTCAACCCGGTACGGGTGCCGGGGCGCAACCCCCTGTTCCAGGTGATGCTCGGCTACCACCGCCGTCCGGAGGGGAGCGGCGAGATGTTCGGGCTTCCCGTCGCGGAGGCCCCGTCGTTCACCGCCGACCCGAAGGTCGACCTCACCTTCACCGTCGTCGACGCCGGGGCCGGGCAGCCGATGGAGCTGTCCATCGAGTACGACGCGGGCCGCTGCACGGCCGAGATCGCGCGGTCGCTCGCCGCCCGCTTCGAGGTGCTGCTGCGCAGCGCCCTCGCCGACCCCGACGCCCCGTACCCGACCCTCGACCTGCTCACCGACCCCGACGCCCGCGCGATCGCGCGCTGGTCAGGCTCCGACCCCGCGCCGCCGCCGGAGCCCGCGTGGTTCCGCCGGTTCGCAGAGTGCGCCGCGCGGACCCCGGACGCGGTCGCCTGCCGCTTCGGCGACACGACGCTGACCTACGCCGAGCTCGACGCGGCCTCCGATGCGATCGCCGCGGGCCTCGCGGCGCACGGCGCCGGGCCGGAGACGATCGTGGGCGTGGCGCTCCCGCGGTCGGCCGACATGATCGTCGCGCTGCTGGGGATCGCGAAGGCCGGTGCCGCGTTCCTGCCGCTGGACCCGGAGTTCCCCGCGGACCGGTTGCGGTACATGGTGTCGGACGCCGCACCGGCTGTGGTGGTGGTCGACGCCGGGACCCGTGGGTTGTTCGACGGGTGCGCCGCCGGGCTCGTGGCCGTCGGCGAGCTCGCCGGCACCGGCACGGTGCCGCTTCTGGAGCCGGACCCGGCGACCGCGGCGTACGTGATCTACACGTCCGGCTCGACCGGCCGGCCCAAGGGCGTGGTGGTCGAGCACGGCAACCTGGCGAACTTCCTCGCCGCCGCGCGGGACACGCTGCCGCTGACACCGGAGGACCGGCTGCTCGCGGTCACGACGCTCTCCTTCGACATCGCGGTGCTCGAGCTGATGCTGCCGCTCGCAGGCGGGGCGTGCGTCGTGCTCGCCTCGACCGAGCAGGTCCGGGACCCGCGCCTGCTCGCCGACGTGCTCCACGCCGAATCGGTCACGGCGATGCAGGCGACCCCGTCGCTCTGGACCGCCCTGCTGGACGCCGCCGACCCGGACCTGGCCCGGGTCACCGCCCTGGTCGGCGGCGAGGCCCTGCCCACGCGGCTGGCCACCGAGCTGGGGCGGCGCGCGGCCCGGCTGACCAACATGTACGGCCCGACCGAGGTCACCGTCTGGGCGACGAGCGCTGCCGTGGGCCGGGATCCCGGGATCGGGCGCCCGATGGCAGGCACCACCGCCCACGTGCTGAACGAGGCGTTGCGGCCGGTGCCGCCCGGCGTCGTCGGCGAGCTGTACCTCGGGGGACCGCAGGTGGCCCGCGGCTATCTGAACCGGCAGGGGCTCACCGCCACCCGCTTCGTCGCCGACCCGAACCGGCCGGGGGTGAGGATGTACCGCACCGGTGACCTGGTCCGCTGGGCACCGGACGGGACGCTGGAGTACCTGGGGCGCGGCGACCACCAGGTGAAGGTGCGGGGCTTCCGCATCGAGCTCGCGGAGATCGAGACCGTTCTCGAGTCCGTCCCGGGGGTGCGGCGCGCCGCGGTGGCGGTGCACCAGGACCGGATCGTCGCCTACCTCGTGGCGGAGCCCGACATCGAGGCAACCGCTCGGAACGCGGCCGCCGAGCGGCTCCCGGCCTACATGGTCCCGTCGATCGTCACGGTCGTGGACGCGTTGCCTCAGACCCCCAACGGGAAGATCGACCGCGCGGCGCTCCCGGCCCCCGAGGTCGCGGTGAGCGGGTCCGGTAGCGCCCCGGAGTCGGATCTCGAACGGCGGCTCTGCGCGGTTTTCACCGAGGTCCTCGGAGTGGACGGCATCGGCCGCGACGACGACTTCTTCGTCCTCGGCGGGCACTCGCTGCTGCTGGTGAAGCTCGCCACCGCGCTGCGGCGCGACCTGGGCGTCGACGTCGCCGTGCACGAACTGATGGCCACGCCGACGGTGTCGGCGCTGGCCCGGCGGATCGCCGGTACGGCGGAGCGGGCCGGGGGACTGGAGCCCGTTCTCGTCCTGAACGAAGGGGCCGGGCGGCCGCCGCTCTTCGCCGTCCACCCCGCGAGCGGCCTGAGCTGGCAGTTCGCCGCGCTGAAGCGGTACCTCCCCGCGGGCGTGCCGCTCTACGGCCTGCAGTCACCGCGGCTGCGGGACCCGGACGCCGCGCCGGTGACCCTCGCCGAGACGGCGCGGCGGTACGCCGACGAGGTGGCACGACTCGCGCCGGACGGACCGATCCAGCTGATCGGCTGGTCGTTCGGCGGCGCGGTGGCCCACCAGGTCGCGGCCGAGCTCGCCGGGCGTGGCCGCACGATCGGGTTGCTGGCGATGCTCGACACGCACCTGCTCGACGGGGACCGCGAGCTCGACCGGTGGGACGGTGCCGCCGCGATCGAGGGACTGCTCACCGAGCTCGGCTACCCGATCCCCGCCGAGCGCGCCGGTGCCATGACGGTGGCGGACGCGGTGGCCGTGGTGCGCGCCCACGGCGGCACCATCTCCGTGCTCGACGACGACGGCATCGCGCGCGTGGTGCAGACCTACCTCGCCAGCGACCACATGATGGAGCACGCAGAGCTCGCCGTCGTCGCGAGCGACGTCGTCTTCGTCGACGCCACCGTCCCCGAGCGGGGCTTCACCGGCGCCGCGTCGGAGCAGTGGGCCGCCCACGTCGCGGGCGACCTCGACGTGGTGCGCATCGACTGCGCGCATTCGGAGCTGCTCGATCCCCAGGCGATCGCCCGGTGGTTCCAGGCGATCGCACACCAGTTGGCTGACAGCTCGTATTGACATGGAGGTGCGGTAACAGATGTCGACGAACCCGTTCGACGACGAGGACGGCGAGTTCTACGCCCTGATCAACGGCGAGGGGCAGTACTCACTGTGGCCGACGTTCGCCGTGATCCCGGCAGGCTGGACGGCCGTGTACGGGCCCAGCCCGCGCAAGGAGGCACTCGAGCACATCGAGACGAACTGGACCGACATGCGCCCGCGGAGCCTTGTGGAGCAGATGGAGGGCTCTGCCGGGTGACGGCGGCTCAGGCCCGCGCCCCGCCGTCGACCGGCAGAACGGCGCCGGTGACGAACGACGCGCGGTCGCTGAGCAGCCAGGCCGCGGCCTGCGCGATCTCGTCGGGGTCGGCGCCTCGGCGCAGGGGCGTCGCCGCGACGAGCCGCTCCTGCAGGTCGGGCGTGTGCTGTTCCCAGGTGCGGATCATCTCGGTGAGCGTGTTGCCGGGCGCGATGGCGTTGACGCGGATGCCCTCGGGGCCGTAGGTGACGGCAGCCGATTCGGTGAGGCTGTTGACAGCCCGCTTCATGGCGCCGTAGGCGGGTAGGACGGGGTTTCCGCGCAGGCTGCCGACGCTGGAGTTGTTCACGATGGCGCCGGTACCGGCGGTGGCGCGGATGGCGCCGACCTCGGCGGCCATCGCCAGCCACGTCCCGCGGAGGTTCACCTCGTAGAGGTGGTCGAAGTCGGCCTGCGAGACCGCATCGACGGGGACGGGCGCGGTGATCGTCGCGCCGTTGTTGAAGGCCACGTCGAGCCGGCCGAACAGCTCGACGGCGCGGTCGACGGCGGCCCGGACGTCGGCCGGGTCGGCCAGGTCGCACACGACGTGGTCGGCGGTGCCGCCGTCGGCCCGGATCTGGTCGGTGACGGTCTTCAGCTGGGACTCGGTGCGGGCCGCGAGGAGGATCGTGGCGCCCTCGCGGGCGAACAGGCGGGCCGCGGCCGCGCCGATGCCGCGGCCCGCGCCGGTGACGAAGGCGACCTTGCCGGCCAGTAGGCCGGCAGCCGGATGGAGGGGGTTCGGTGTCGTTCTCGGTGTCGTGGTCATGCCTTCGACCCTGCGCCGAGCGGTCGGGGTTTAGCCATGTACTGGCTGTACCTGCCTGAGCCGGCTGGTCCGCGGATACTGGAGGGTATGGCGAGGTCCGGGCTCGGGGCGTTCCTGCGCAGCAGGCGTGAGCGCATCACGCCCGCCGACGTCGGGCTGCCCGCCGGGCGACGGCGGCGTACGCCCGGCCTGCGCCGCGAGGAGGTGGCGCAGCTCGCGTTCATCTCCACCGAGTACTACACGCGCCTCGAGCAGGCGCGCGGTCCGAGCCCGTCGCGCGAGGTGCTGGCCGGTCTGGCCCGGGCGTTGCGGTTGTCGGACGCCGAACGCGACCACCTGTACCACCTGGCCGGAGTGCCGCCGGCCCCGCCGCCGGGACCGCAACGGGAGGTGCGGCCCAGCATCCTGGACCTGGTGCGGCGGCTGCCGCTGGCCGCCGCCACCGTCAACTCGGCGATCTACGAGGTGCTCGCCTGGAACGACCTGGCGGCCGCCCTCATGGAGGACTTCTCGGCGGTGCCGCCCCGGGACCGGAACCTGGCTCGCCGCGCGTTCCTCGGGCCGCACCCGGACGGCCGCCGCCTGTACGGGGTGTCGGACGCCGAGGAGTTCGCGCACTCGGTGGCCGTCGGCCTGCGGGCCGCCACGGCCAGGTACCCCGACTCGCCGGAGGTGGCCGGGCTGGTGGACGAGCTGCGCGCCGGGAGCGACGCGTTCGCCGGCCTGTGGGCGGCCGGCGAAGTCGACGCCCCCAGGATCCTGCGCAAGACCTTCCCACACCCGCTGGTCGGTCCGGTCACCGTCAACTGCGACGTGCTCGACATCGCCGACCGCGACCAGCACGTCGTCATCTACACCGCCGACCCGGGTTCGTCCTCTGAGGAGGCGCTGCGGCTGCTCTCGGTCGTCGGCACCCAACGCATCGACGTCATCGGCTGACCGCGTCCCACGCCAGCGCGGCCGCGCCCACGAGCGGCCCGTTCTGCGCGAAGCGGGCGGTCACCAGCTCGGGCGGGAACGGCACGGCCCGGTCGAGCACGGCCTTCAGCGCGGCGAGCACGACGTCGGCCGCCCGGGCCATCCCGCCGCCGACCGTGATCCGGGCCGGATCGACGAGGATCGCGGCGTTGGCGACGTGCACGGCCAGCTCGTCGATGGTCTCCTCGAGGAAGGCGCGCGCCGCGGGTTCGGTTCTGGCCAGTGCGAACACCGACGCCGCATCGCCGTCGCCGCCGACCTCGCGGCCGCGGGCACCGATCGCACCGCCGCCGACGCGTTGCTCCAGCGGGGCGTGCCCGTCGTGCGGGCCTGCGCGGTCGCCCGCGAGGAGCAGGTTGTAGCCGATCTCGCCGCCCGCGCCGTGTGCACCGGTCAGCACAGTGCCCTCGACGACGACGCCGA encodes:
- a CDS encoding SDR family NAD(P)-dependent oxidoreductase; translation: MTTTPRTTPNPLHPAAGLLAGKVAFVTGAGRGIGAAAARLFAREGATILLAARTESQLKTVTDQIRADGGTADHVVCDLADPADVRAAVDRAVELFGRLDVAFNNGATITAPVPVDAVSQADFDHLYEVNLRGTWLAMAAEVGAIRATAGTGAIVNNSSVGSLRGNPVLPAYGAMKRAVNSLTESAAVTYGPEGIRVNAIAPGNTLTEMIRTWEQHTPDLQERLVAATPLRRGADPDEIAQAAAWLLSDRASFVTGAVLPVDGGARA
- a CDS encoding ROK family protein — encoded protein: MTEGHVRAGYVLAVDFGGTKASLAAFDATGTVLASERLPIHAERGAEQAVARTVEVARSLVADVGAGTLLGSGVASPGIVLRDRVLLAPNVPGWSRLRLQDTFEDALGVPATCATDVKAAALAEARWGHLHGVHTGLHLNLGTGLALGVVVEGTVLTGAHGAGGEIGYNLLLAGDRAGPHDGHAPLEQRVGGGAIGARGREVGGDGDAASVFALARTEPAARAFLEETIDELAVHVANAAILVDPARITVGGGMARAADVVLAALKAVLDRAVPFPPELVTARFAQNGPLVGAAALAWDAVSR
- a CDS encoding helix-turn-helix transcriptional regulator; this translates as MARSGLGAFLRSRRERITPADVGLPAGRRRRTPGLRREEVAQLAFISTEYYTRLEQARGPSPSREVLAGLARALRLSDAERDHLYHLAGVPPAPPPGPQREVRPSILDLVRRLPLAAATVNSAIYEVLAWNDLAAALMEDFSAVPPRDRNLARRAFLGPHPDGRRLYGVSDAEEFAHSVAVGLRAATARYPDSPEVAGLVDELRAGSDAFAGLWAAGEVDAPRILRKTFPHPLVGPVTVNCDVLDIADRDQHVVIYTADPGSSSEEALRLLSVVGTQRIDVIG
- a CDS encoding MbtH family protein; the encoded protein is MSTNPFDDEDGEFYALINGEGQYSLWPTFAVIPAGWTAVYGPSPRKEALEHIETNWTDMRPRSLVEQMEGSAG